The genomic region AGAACCAATAAAAAAGGCTCAAATTATTGCTCCCAAAAAAGGAAATCTCAATGTTTCAATTGAATCTGATGGATCAATTATTAATCCGAATATTGTAGATTTATCATTTTTGATAAATGGAACATTAGAGATGATTTATGTACACGAAGGAGATCGAGTAGAAGCAGGACAGAAGTTAGCAGAACTAGACACGAGAGATTTAGAATTTGATTTACGAACAGCAGAGAGCGCTTTGCAAATTGCATATGCCAACTACACGGCAAAAACTGCAATTGCTTACCGATACTCAATTACGAGAACTTCAAAATAGCCTATCTTCACAACAAGATGAACTGGATTCCATCACTCGTAATGTAGATCAGACATTGCAACAATCCTTGGGACTCCCGGAATTGTGACACTTGATGTAACACTTCCTTCATTAGAAATCGTCTTACACGCAGCTGATACTGTATTATTAGTTGACATGCTTCACTCTGATGCATATCAAATTTTGTCCACAGTACACGATTCTGTTGGCATCAATAATGCAAAAAACATCTATATCGAATCACGAAGAAAATTAAATGAGTTGACTACTCAATAATCAATCGCAAGAAAACATAGATTCTGAAGAAATAATTCTTTTTCTAAAAGAAGTTCGTATTTTAGCACAAGAAAATACAGAACTTAATAGATCAGATCATTGCTGTTTTACGTACGGCAAATGCGACTTCTTTTATTTCTCAAACAAAAATTGATTCTGTAAGAAATGATTATTTCATCTGTCAAATAACAAGGTTTTGTCTGAATTAACTTCTCTTACATCAGCTATTCAAAAAATTGAAACCGCATATTTAAATCAACAAGGACAAGGTTATTAGCGCAAAAAATGCTATTACAAAATTAGAGACACAGATGGAAACGGCAATTGAGTCTGTAGAAGAAAAAAGAGATTTCAAAAAAAACTTCTCTATCCATTTTGTCAGCACAAATTACACAGGCTCAAATTAAAGTAGATAAAGCAAAATATAATTTAGAAACTCGCAAAACTTTCGGCTCCAATTTCGGGAGAAATTATCCAAATTAATGGAAACGAAGGAGAGGCTATTAAAATTGAATCAACAAGTTCAGATACGGCTTTTATCAAAATCCTTTCAGATTCAAACTTCACAACAGAGGTATATGTAGAAGAAATTGATATCGCACAAATTCAAAAAGACCAAAAAGTGATTATTACATTAGATGCAATTCCTGATTTGGAACTAGAGGGAAAAGTGACATTCATCTCAAGTACAGCAACTAAATCGAGTTCTGGCGTAGTAACTTATCTAGTGCGAGTTGAGATTACAGATGATCAAGGAGCACAAATCAAAGAAGGAATGACAACATATGTGGAATTTCTGACTCAGGAAGCAGTAGATGCCATTCTCGTTCCAGTAGAAGCCGTAACAAATCGAGGACGAACATCAACGGTAACATTAGCAGATGGAAAAGAACGAGAAGTAATCGTAGGCGTTTCTGATGGAACAATGATAGAGATTATTTCTGGACTATCGATAGATGAAAATATTCTCGTCGGAGGTTCTCCTTTATCAATTGAAAAAAGACCTGAACGAACTTTATCGACTGAAATGTTAGAGAAAATGAAAGAAGGAGGATTTACTGATCAAGAAATCGAAAAGGCAAAATCTGGAGAAATGACTAACGGAAATGAAAGAAAAAATGAAAGCATTAAGCCGGAGGATTTGGAGCTCCAAGAGTTCCTGGAATGGGTGGTGGACGAAAACGATAAATTTTATATGACAAAAAATACAACTGAAAGCGTAATCCAGATGCAGGGAGTCAAAAAATCTTATTGGCTTTCCAATGGCGTAGGAGTTCCCGTATTACATGGAATTGATTTAGATATAAAAAAAGGAGAATTCGTAGCACTGATGGGCGAATCTGGTGGAGGAAAATCAACATTGATGAACATTATTGGGTTTCTCCATCCTCTCGATGAAGGAATTTATTTTTCTTGAAGAAGAAAATTTAGGAGGGATTCAGGATGATTTTACGTTATCATTTATAAGGAATCGAAAAATTGGATTTATTTTTCAACAGTTTAATCTCG from uncultured Hyphomonas sp. harbors:
- a CDS encoding biotin/lipoyl-binding protein; its protein translation is EPIKKAQIIAPKKGNLNVSIESDGSIINPNIVDLSFLINGTLEMIYVHEGDRVEAGQKLAELDTRDLEFDLRTAESALQIAYANYTAKTAIAYRYSITRTSK